The segment CTTCGGGGCATGACGCATCAGCCGGTCATAGGTATGGCCCGCATCGGCATTGGACACGACAACATCCGCGCCCAGTTCCAGCCCGGTCTCCAGACGGACGCCGCGCACACGGGGGCCCTCCACCACGATCTCGTCCACGACGGTGTCCATCAACAACGTGCCGCCCTGATCCTCGATGATATCGGCCATCTTGCGCGCCATCCCGGCCAGACCGCCCATGGCGTAATGCACGCCGAATTCCTTCTCCAGATAGCTGACCAGAATATACATGCTGGTCACATGGGTCGGGTCGCCCCCGATAAAGAGGGGGTGAAAGGAAAACGCCATGCGCAGCTTGTCATTGCGAAACCGCCGCGCCGCGTGGGCATAAACGGACCGGTCCGCGCGCAACATCCCGAAGGTGGGCAACACCTTTATCAAGTCCCAAAGCTGATGCATGGACCGGCGGCCCAGATCCTCAAAGCCGAACCAGTACCGCTTGGCCGAATCCTCCAGAAACTTGTCAAAGCCCGCGACATCGCGCGGCTCGATCCTGGCAACCTCTGCGCGCATCGCATCCGTGTCATGCTGGGCCACAAACCTGGTGCCGTCCGGCCAGCGGATTTCATAGAACGGGTCCAGGGACCGCAAATCCACGTCCTCCTCGAACGACCGCCCACAGGCGGCCCACAACTCACGATACAGCTGCGGCACGGTCACGATGGTCGGACCCAGATCAAAGCGATGCCCGTCCTGCCAAATGGCCGATCCACGGCCGCCCGGCACATCCAGCTTGTCAATCACGGTGACCTTGTAGCCCTTGGCGCCCAGACGCATGGCAGCCGCCAATCCACCCAGCCCCGCACCAATCACAATGGCGCGGTTCCCGGTGCGGGTCTCCGATTCGATGGGATCAAGGCGTGTCATCTGTGCAAAACAATACGAGTGTCTAGTTTAGTTGACAATTTCTTTTCTGTCGCACAGGCTAATCAGGTGCCGTGTGGCACGCTGCCAGTGCGAAAAAGATGAGCCAAACCACCACCATATCCTTCTTCCGCTTCCCGCGGTGGCGCGACCGGGCATGGGCGCTCGGCATGATGGGCGGCGCGCGGCTGTCCATGGCGCGCATCCCCGATCTGGGGTTCTGGAAGCTGTGTGGCTCAGGCACGGGCGAAGGGTTCACACCGGTGCCCAACACGGCGGTCTATGCGATCCTCTGCACATGGCCCGACCCCGAAACGGCCCGCGCACGGATCGACACCACCCGCATCTTCCAACGCTACCGCGCCCGCGCGGCCGAAGATTGGACGGTGTTCCTGTCCCCCACATCATCGCGCGGGGCATGGAGCGGGCAAACCCCCTTTTCCCCCGTATCAGAGCCTGCATCCGATCCGCATGATCAACCCTTGGCCGCCCTCACCCGCGCCACGATCAAACCCGGCATCCTGACCAAGTTCTGGGGCCGCGTGCCCGACATCTCGGCCATGATCGGCAGCGACCCCAATGTCCTGTTCAAGATCGGCATCGGAGAGGTGCCGATGCTGCACCAGGTCACATTCTCCATCTGGCCGGGGGCACGGGAAATGGCCCAATTCGCCCGCACAAACGGCCCCCATGCCGACGCCATCCGCGCCGTGCGCGCAGGTGCGTGGTTCCGCGAAGAACTCTACGCCCGCTTCACCATCCTTGGCGACAGCGGCACATGGGGCGGCACCAGCCCGCTCGAAGGATTACGACTGAAATGACCAAGACGCCCTTTCCCTTCTCCGCCATCGTGGGCCAGGAGGACATGAAACAAGCGATGATCCTCACCGCAGTTGATCCCGGCATCGGCGGTGTTCTGGTCTTTGGCGACCGGGGCACCGGCAAATCTACCGCGGTGCGCGCGCTGGCGGCGCTCCTGCCCCCGATCACGGCTGTCACAGGCTGCCCGATCAACGCGGAATCCCATGACCAATGCCCCGGATGGGCCAATGTAGAGACGAAAAAGACCCGAAAAATCCCCACCCCCGTCATCGACCTGCCGCTGGGCGCCACCGAGGACCGCGTTGTGGGCGCCTTGGACATCGAACGCGCCCTCACCCGCGGCGAAAAGGCGTTCGAACCGGGCCTGCTGGCCCGCGCCAATCGCGGCTACCTCTATATTGACGAGGTCAACCTGCTCGAAGACCACATTGTCGACCTCCTGCTCGACGTGGCCCAATCCGGCGAAAACGTGGTCGAACGCGAGGGGCTCAGCATCCGCCACCCCGCCCGCTTCGTGCTGGTGGGCAGTGGCAACCCCGAAGAGGGCGAATTGCGCCCCCAACTCCTCGACCGGTTCGGCCTGTCGGTCGAAGTGCGCAGCCCGAACGACGTGGCCCAGCGGATCGAGGTCATCAAGCGGCGCGACGCGTTCGAGTCCGATTTCGACGCGTTCATGGCCCATTACACCAAGGAAGACGCCAAGATCCGGCGCAAGATCCTTGCCGCGCGCAAGCTTCTGCCCCAGATCGAAACGCCGGACGCCATCCTGCACGACTGCGCGGAACTCTGCATCGCGTTGGGCAGCGACGGCCTGCGCGGCGAATTGACCTTGCTCCGCGGCGCCCGCGCGCTGGCCGCCTTTGACCGCAAAAAGGTGCTCACCCGCGACCACCTCAAACGCATCGCCCCCATCGCCCTGTCCCACCGCCTGCGCCGCGACCCTCTGGACGAGGCCGGCAGCACCACCCGCGTCACCCGCACGGTCGACGCCGTGCTGGCATGATCGCCGCCATGGTGCGCACACATGCCCACCCCATCCCACTCCTCCCGCACCGCCCCCTCTCCCCCAAGGGGAAAGGGCTGGGGAGAGGGGCGCGCAACACCCTACATCCCTCACCCCCCGTAGGGTGGGCAATCTGCCCACCACCCCTACCGTCCCAACCGCACCAAACCCCACGACATGACCGCCCACAGCTGGCATAACGCGCATCTCGCGCTGCGCCTGCTGGCCCTTGACCCCGCAGGCCTCGGCGGTGCGGTTGTCCGCATGCGCGCCAGCCCCGACCGCGACGCGTTGCTGGCCGGTTTCACCCCTGCCCTGCCCCTTCGCAAATTGCCCATCTCCATCTCAGACGAACAACTGTTCGGCGGCATCGACCTCAGCGCCACGCTGTCATCCGCTCAAGTCATTGAAAATAAATCATTTTTTCACAGGCCTTGTATCGCTCAAATCCCCATGGCGGAACGCTGCCCCCCGGCCCTCGCCGCCAAGCTTGCGCAGCTCGCAGATCAGTCTCTAACACAGGGCTTTTTGCTCCTCGACGAGGGGATCGAGCCTGACGAACGCGCCCCCGATCCCCTGTCAGATCGCTGCGCCTTTCACCTCGAACCAACGGGTCGAAAACCATCTGTCCCCGCGGGGACACCTCAATCTGTCCCCGCGGGGACAACGGTCAATACCGCCGACGCCATCATGCAACTGACCTTGCTCGCCACCCGTTTCGGCATCGCGTCCCTCCGCGCCCCGACCCTTGCGCTGCGCACTGCCCGCGCCCACGCGCGGCTGATGGGCCGCGACCATCTCACGGACGCCGACCTCGACGTCGCCGCGACCCTCGTCTACCCCCACCGTGCAACGGTCATCCCCGAAGACATCGAGGCGGAGGATAGCCCACCTCCCCCACCCCAAAACAACGACTGTCCCCGCGGGGACAGCGAAGAAAACGACGCCATCCCCGACGCGGACATGCTGGTCGATGCCGTCAAATCCCTGCTGCCCCCCGACCTCCTGAACGGACTTGTCCCCGCGGGGACAACCCGCACATCTGGTGGCGCGGGCGCCGGTCAAAAGCGCACCAGCAACCGCCGTGGGCGCCCCCTGCCCTCGCGCCCCGGTCGCCTGGACGGCACCGCGCGGATCGACCTGATCGCCACCCTGCGCGCCGCCGCCCCCTGGCAACCCCTGCGCCGCCAGCAGCAACCGGACCGGACAGGCCTGCTCATCCGTCCGTCCGACATCCGGCTGAAACGCTTCGCCGAACAGTCCGACCGCCTGCTGATCTTCACCGTGGACGCCTCCGGCTCTGCCGCAGTGTCCCGGCTGGGCGAAGCCAAGGGCGCCATCGAACTCCTGCTGGCCGACGCCTATGCCAGCCGCGACCACGTCGCCCTCATCGCCTTTCGGGGGACAGAGGCAGAAACCCTCCTGCCCCCCACCCGGTCGCTTGTGCAGACCAAACGCCGCCTGTCGGCCTTGCCCGGCGGCGGCGGCACGCCGCTTGCCTCGGGCCTGCAACACGCGCTCCTGCTTGCCCAGCACACCAGGGGCAAGGGGCTCACGCCCACTGTCATCCTGATCACCGACGGGCGCGCCAACATTGCGCTGGACGGCACCGCCAACCGGGCCCAGGCCGGCGCAGACGCAACGGCCATGGCAACCGCCTTGCGCGCGACCGGCACGACATCACTGGTGATCGACATGTCGAACCGGCCCCAGCCCGCCCTGCAGGATCTCAGCCGCGCCCTGGACGCGCCCTACGTGCCCATGCCCCGCGCTGATGCGCAGCGGCTGAGCGGCGCCGTGGCATCCGCGCTGGACGGCTGATCCATGGACTGGTCGCAGATCAAATCGTGGCCCAATTCCAACCTGTCCCGGCGGGGACACGGACCTGTGCATCGCTGGCATATTCAGGAGGCAGGCGCAGGCAAGACGGTCCTCATGCTGCATGGCGCGGGCGGGTCGACGCATTCCTATCGCGGCCTGATCCCGACGCTCGCCCAGGACTTTCGTGTGATCGCGCTGGACTTGCCCGGACATGGGTTCACCCAGTTGGGCGCCCGGCACCGGTGCGGCCTGGATGCGATGGCCGAGGATGTGAAAAAGCTGTGCGACCACGAAGGCTGGACACCGGACGCGATTGTCGGGCATTCGGCAGGCGGTGCGGTGGCGCTGCGCCTTGCGGAAAGCGATCTGTCCCCGCGGGGACAAACGCCACTGGTGATCGGGATCAACGCCGCGACCGAGCAGTTCAAGGGCATCGCAGGGCTGCTGTTTCCCGTCATGGCAAAGGCCCTGGCCGCCGTCCCGTTCACGGCCTCGCTGTTCTCGGGCGCGTCCGCCAGCCCTGACCGGATCAAGGCCCTGATCGGTTCAACAGGGTCTGTTCTGGATGCCGAAGGGTTGGACCTGTACCGGCGGCTGGTGGGCGACCGGAACCATGTGGACGGAACCCTGCTGATGATGGCGCAATGGAAGTTGAACCCGTTGCTTGCCCGCCTGCCGGATCATCCTGCGCGGGTGCATCTGCTGGTTGGAGACAAGGACACAACCGTGCCGCCGGCGGTGTCGCGAAATGCGGCGGCACGCATGCGGGATGCCACCGTGCACATGCTGGATGGCCTGGGGCATCTGGCCCATGAAGAACAGCCCTTCGAGACCGCGCGCATGATCCGCGATATCATCCGGGACGCGCTGCGATAGCGATCTGTCCCCGCGGGGACACCCAGTTTTTGTCCACAAAAAAGCCCGCCAGATCGGCGGGCTTTTGCATTTGTCCCCGCGGGGACAGATCACAGATCAAGCTGATCCAGCAGGGCGCGCACCGCCGCTTCGAGCTTGCGCGGATCGAGGGAACCGAAGTCGCGGTTCATCTGCAATTCGATTTTGCCCTTTGCGCCGATGACCTTCACCGCGCCGGCCTTGCGGTTCAGCTTGATCGTCGTCTTGGACGAGGTTGAGGGCGCGGCCTGTTCGCTCACCGGTTTGGGGGCCACGACCTTGTTCAGCACGGCCAGCTCGGCCACGGCGTCGTTGGGCTTTTGATGTTCCAGCAGCACGTTCAACTGCTGGGCTGTGCGCGGCTGTTCTTCGAGCGCCTTGATCAGCTTGAGACCAAGCGCGCGGGGGATCGCTTCGGGGTATTGCAGCCGGTGGCCCAATTGATCCATCAAGAGACTGAAACTGCCTATGTAGTGACGCTTTTGCCGTCCGGCAGACGCAAAGAGAACCGCGATGGCATCGTTCAATTCAAGATCCATCTGACGGGCGTAGCTGGACGCCAGCTGGCCCATCTCGGCGAAGGAGATATCGCGCCGGACCATGTTTTCGTCGACCATGCGGCGGTAGAGTTTTTCGAGTGCTTCGCCCTTGGCCACCAGCACGGCCGGGATGGCGGCGTATTTTTCGTCGCCCGTCTCTTCATACAGCGATTTATAGGCGCTGAGACGGCGGAAACCCTGGATCAACTCATACCCTTCGCCGGTGTCCTCGACCTGGATCGGGTTCGACAGTCCCAGATCGCGGATCGAAGTTTTCAACTCTTCAAGGTCCGGGTCGCGATTGGTGCTGCGGTCGCGCGTCAGCTTTTTCATCGCCACGTCCCCAAGGGGAACGCGGGCCACAATCGCGCCATCCCTTTTTAGAGACACATATTCGTGGGCAAGCCGGTCATTCTCGGCGCGAATCTCCGCCTCTGCCGAGTGGCGTTCGCTGAGAGCCGTGGCGTTTTCCGAGATGGCGGCAGCCATGGGGCCACGGCGGGTTTCGGGGGCAGGGGCCTCGGCTGCGTCCTCGGGCCCTGCGCCCGGTTCAAAATCAATGTCGAATACGCGGCGTTTGCTCATGCCTCATCCTCCAGTTGGTCCCAGGCTGTTCCCAGGTTCGTTTTGAATTCTTCATAAGCCCGGTCAAAGGACGCGCGGGCGCGGCGCCAGGTTTCGCGGGTCATGTCCCGGTAATCTATTTCGTAGATACTGCTGAGGAATCGCCCTGACTGCTCGACGGCGCGGGTCATTTCGATCGGGTGTTCGCAGACGCGGTCGCCGAACACCTTTTGGAAGGCACCCTGCATGGCGCGATGCAATTCGTTGCCCGGCTCGAACCGGGTGAGCAGGAAGCGGAGGTCGAGGAAGGTCTTGGGCAAGGTCATTGTCCCCGCGGGGACAAGCCCGTTGAAGCGCGACAGATCTTCGAGCGCTTCGGACAATTGGCCGATGAAGGACGTGGTGGAATCGTATTCCCAGTAGCCGGGGCCGGAGGGGATGTAGAGCACGTCGGCGGCGAAGACCGCGTTCATGGACTGGTAGCCGATGGCGGGCGGGCAGTCGAACAGGATGAGGTCATAGGTGTCGGCCGCGATCTGGTCGAGGAAGCGCGAGACGGCGGCGAAGAAGGACCATTCGGGGTTGATGTGCCGGTATTGCGCGGAGGCAAATTCGACGAAGGCGGCGTTGGCGCAGCTTGGCACGATGTCGATCGTGGGCCAGTTCGTGGGCTTGATGAAGTCGCTGGCGCGCAGGTCATTGAGCCCCATGTCGGTGATTGCCGCAGGCAGCTTGCGTTGGGGCAGGGCGGTGCCTGATTCCGCGCCGCGCAGCGCGGAGTTCATGCGGTCCGTCTCGAACCCCAGATCGCGGGCCATGATGCCCCAGACGGTGTATTCCTCGGCCACGTCCGACAGGCCCATGGAGTGGCTGAGCGTGGCTTGCGGGTCGAAATCGACGCAGAGCACGCGGTAGCCGTCGAGGGCGGCGGCGTGGGCGAAGTGCAGCGCCGTGGTGGATTTGCCGGCGCCCCCCTTGAAGTTGGCGATGGCGGCGCGGATGGCGCGCTTGTTCACCGGGCGGTAGGGCATCATCGACTTGCGGTTCACCTTGATCCGGCGGCGCAACTCGTTGATTTCATCGAGGGAGTACCAGCGTTGGCGGCCGTCTTCCTCGACCGTGCCCTGGGGCAGGGAAGGGTCGGCGGCGAGGCGGCCGCGCAGGGTGGATTGGTTGGCCTTGAAGATCAGTTCCGCCACTTCCCAGCTTGAGAAACGGCGGAGGGTCTTTTCGCTTTCGGGCGAGTAGGTTTGCTGGCGGATGAACCCCTGCATCTTGAGGGATTGCGCCTGAAGCTGGGCGAGGTCTGTGTGCGTAAACATGCGCTGCCTGTTGATGTGTCCCCGCGGGGACAGGTGGTGTCTTGCCCCTGCGGGGGCATCTTGTGTGTCCCCGCGGGGACGCTTTTTCTGCTGGTTTCCAGATTTACGCCGATTTTGCGGAAAAAGCAAAAGGGGAATAGTGTTGTCCCCGCGGGGACAGATCGGGCGGGGCGTTCAGGTTACGGCAAGGTATCTGGTGATTCTCTGAACACCGCGTGCGTTGGGGCAGGGGCCCAGATTTTGGGGGACACTTTTTCGGGTGCCCCCACCTATTGAGTGACAAAAGCCGTGAAATAGGGGACAAACAGGATGTCCCCCAATACCATATCAACCTGTTTTTCTTTTGATTTGGGTTTGGGTCTGACGGGGTATCCACATCCGCCCTTGACAGAATCGCAGCCAAGGACGCAAATCAGGGACAGAGACGGAAAAGCGGCCAGAACCGCGGGGAAACCCACCGTTGGCAGGTGTTGTTCGGGGCAGCCCGGACCATTCAAGGAAAATGAGGGCAGGAATGCAAACGCTGAGGCTGGTGGGCCGGGGCGCGTCTGCGCGCAAATATGACATACTGACGGCCCTGGGCGCGTTCGCGCTGGCGCAGGGCAAGCACGAGCAGCGGCGGGTGCTGCGGCTGATGACGCTGGTGACGGCGCGCTACAACTGGGCGCGGGACGAGCTGGCCGTGGGGCAGCGCGAGATTGCGCGGTTGTGGTCGGTGGATGAACGCACGGTGAAACGCGAGATGGCGCTGCTGCGCGCGCGCGGCTGGCTGGTGGTGAAACGGCAGGGCGCGCGGGGGCGGGTGTCGGAGCATGGGCTGGACCTGGAGCGCGTGCTGGCCGATACGGAAGCGTATTGGGCGGCCGTTGGGCCGGATTTCGAGCTGCGCATGGGAACGTCCGAGGATGCCGCGCCGAAGGTGGTGCCGTTGCCGGTGAAGGGGTCCGTGGTCGCCCCGGACGTGTCGGGGGGCACGGAATGGTCGCTGGCCCAGGCGGTGTTGCACGGCGAGGACGCGGGGCT is part of the uncultured Tateyamaria sp. genome and harbors:
- a CDS encoding AAA family ATPase — protein: MFTHTDLAQLQAQSLKMQGFIRQQTYSPESEKTLRRFSSWEVAELIFKANQSTLRGRLAADPSLPQGTVEEDGRQRWYSLDEINELRRRIKVNRKSMMPYRPVNKRAIRAAIANFKGGAGKSTTALHFAHAAALDGYRVLCVDFDPQATLSHSMGLSDVAEEYTVWGIMARDLGFETDRMNSALRGAESGTALPQRKLPAAITDMGLNDLRASDFIKPTNWPTIDIVPSCANAAFVEFASAQYRHINPEWSFFAAVSRFLDQIAADTYDLILFDCPPAIGYQSMNAVFAADVLYIPSGPGYWEYDSTTSFIGQLSEALEDLSRFNGLVPAGTMTLPKTFLDLRFLLTRFEPGNELHRAMQGAFQKVFGDRVCEHPIEMTRAVEQSGRFLSSIYEIDYRDMTRETWRRARASFDRAYEEFKTNLGTAWDQLEDEA
- a CDS encoding phytoene desaturase is translated as MTRLDPIESETRTGNRAIVIGAGLGGLAAAMRLGAKGYKVTVIDKLDVPGGRGSAIWQDGHRFDLGPTIVTVPQLYRELWAACGRSFEEDVDLRSLDPFYEIRWPDGTRFVAQHDTDAMRAEVARIEPRDVAGFDKFLEDSAKRYWFGFEDLGRRSMHQLWDLIKVLPTFGMLRADRSVYAHAARRFRNDKLRMAFSFHPLFIGGDPTHVTSMYILVSYLEKEFGVHYAMGGLAGMARKMADIIEDQGGTLLMDTVVDEIVVEGPRVRGVRLETGLELGADVVVSNADAGHTYDRLMRHAPKKRWTPAKLKRTRYSMSLFVWYFGTKGTRGDWADVGHHTILNAPRYTGLLHDIFMKGKLADDMSLYVHRPSVTDPSVAPEGDDTFYVLSPVPHLGHGGVDWQVEADAYKAKMLAVLEDQLLPGLGSKISTEQVFTPETFRDRYLSPNGSGFSIEPRILQSAWFRPHNVSEEAEGLYLVGAGTHPGAGVPGVISTAEVLGQLVPDAVT
- a CDS encoding magnesium chelatase subunit D; this translates as MTAHSWHNAHLALRLLALDPAGLGGAVVRMRASPDRDALLAGFTPALPLRKLPISISDEQLFGGIDLSATLSSAQVIENKSFFHRPCIAQIPMAERCPPALAAKLAQLADQSLTQGFLLLDEGIEPDERAPDPLSDRCAFHLEPTGRKPSVPAGTPQSVPAGTTVNTADAIMQLTLLATRFGIASLRAPTLALRTARAHARLMGRDHLTDADLDVAATLVYPHRATVIPEDIEAEDSPPPPPQNNDCPRGDSEENDAIPDADMLVDAVKSLLPPDLLNGLVPAGTTRTSGGAGAGQKRTSNRRGRPLPSRPGRLDGTARIDLIATLRAAAPWQPLRRQQQPDRTGLLIRPSDIRLKRFAEQSDRLLIFTVDASGSAAVSRLGEAKGAIELLLADAYASRDHVALIAFRGTEAETLLPPTRSLVQTKRRLSALPGGGGTPLASGLQHALLLAQHTRGKGLTPTVILITDGRANIALDGTANRAQAGADATAMATALRATGTTSLVIDMSNRPQPALQDLSRALDAPYVPMPRADAQRLSGAVASALDG
- a CDS encoding ParB/RepB/Spo0J family partition protein; the encoded protein is MSKRRVFDIDFEPGAGPEDAAEAPAPETRRGPMAAAISENATALSERHSAEAEIRAENDRLAHEYVSLKRDGAIVARVPLGDVAMKKLTRDRSTNRDPDLEELKTSIRDLGLSNPIQVEDTGEGYELIQGFRRLSAYKSLYEETGDEKYAAIPAVLVAKGEALEKLYRRMVDENMVRRDISFAEMGQLASSYARQMDLELNDAIAVLFASAGRQKRHYIGSFSLLMDQLGHRLQYPEAIPRALGLKLIKALEEQPRTAQQLNVLLEHQKPNDAVAELAVLNKVVAPKPVSEQAAPSTSSKTTIKLNRKAGAVKVIGAKGKIELQMNRDFGSLDPRKLEAAVRALLDQLDL
- the crtA gene encoding spheroidene monooxygenase codes for the protein MSQTTTISFFRFPRWRDRAWALGMMGGARLSMARIPDLGFWKLCGSGTGEGFTPVPNTAVYAILCTWPDPETARARIDTTRIFQRYRARAAEDWTVFLSPTSSRGAWSGQTPFSPVSEPASDPHDQPLAALTRATIKPGILTKFWGRVPDISAMIGSDPNVLFKIGIGEVPMLHQVTFSIWPGAREMAQFARTNGPHADAIRAVRAGAWFREELYARFTILGDSGTWGGTSPLEGLRLK
- the bchO gene encoding alpha/beta fold hydrolase BchO, which encodes MDWSQIKSWPNSNLSRRGHGPVHRWHIQEAGAGKTVLMLHGAGGSTHSYRGLIPTLAQDFRVIALDLPGHGFTQLGARHRCGLDAMAEDVKKLCDHEGWTPDAIVGHSAGGAVALRLAESDLSPRGQTPLVIGINAATEQFKGIAGLLFPVMAKALAAVPFTASLFSGASASPDRIKALIGSTGSVLDAEGLDLYRRLVGDRNHVDGTLLMMAQWKLNPLLARLPDHPARVHLLVGDKDTTVPPAVSRNAAARMRDATVHMLDGLGHLAHEEQPFETARMIRDIIRDALR
- the bchI gene encoding magnesium chelatase ATPase subunit I: MTKTPFPFSAIVGQEDMKQAMILTAVDPGIGGVLVFGDRGTGKSTAVRALAALLPPITAVTGCPINAESHDQCPGWANVETKKTRKIPTPVIDLPLGATEDRVVGALDIERALTRGEKAFEPGLLARANRGYLYIDEVNLLEDHIVDLLLDVAQSGENVVEREGLSIRHPARFVLVGSGNPEEGELRPQLLDRFGLSVEVRSPNDVAQRIEVIKRRDAFESDFDAFMAHYTKEDAKIRRKILAARKLLPQIETPDAILHDCAELCIALGSDGLRGELTLLRGARALAAFDRKKVLTRDHLKRIAPIALSHRLRRDPLDEAGSTTRVTRTVDAVLA